The window GCAGAAGAGGCATTTTTATAGGCATTGTACTGGCTTAAGTTAGAAGAGGCAAGAATCAGCAGAAGAAAAGTTTCCTTACAAAACTAGGTAAGCATTCTAATTTGATCCTAAGAGGTTTGTAGGACAACCCTattgtttatttgatcagattCGTCGGTGTAGAATAAAATAAGATGCTTTCTTTTGgatattataacaattttaaCCAGGAGTTTCTGTGTTTAAGGATATTCATCATTTAGCATGTTTTGTTTCGTAATCCCTGCTGAAAAAGGCGTTTTCTGGTGGTCTCTGTTTGCTGTTTTTTGTGGAAGTTGAAGTTGAGGGCACTTTTCTGCTGGTCAAACTGGTCTGTTAGCTGGTTTTAATGTGCTTGAAGTGTGGAACACAGAACTTTGGCATCAAGTTAACTGGGTTCCATAAATAAGCTTTCGTGCCCAATGCAAATGTGTCACTTTCCGTTTAATCCCACTCTGCGTGAATATTTCAGTCCTTACGCGCGAGTGTAGGCTCACTTGTCCGGTGACTACAAGTAGCCGATCCGATTCCCTATAGATGTAACGCAAGCCCTTCTCCCTTTACACCAAAGAAGAAATCAGAAACCTGGTATTTATTAATTCAGAGCGTTTTCTCAGAGCGCACGCGTGCAAATCTTCCGCGTGAGGTGAATAGATTCGCTGCTTATTATGCGCAGTTTGCTGTGATAAGCCCTGCAGTCGACCTTACGGGAGTTTGGGGGGAATGCACTCGATCCTTAACCGGACGAAGCCCGACCTCAATGTGTCAGCGGCGACGCGGCCACCAGAACGACGTTAATTATGAATACAGAGATAAAACAGCAATGGTGGGAGCTGCCTGATAACCCAGAGAGCTCGAGACAACTTGTTCACCGTTGCCTTCAAGTGCTGACAACCTGGTACAAGCTGAGGAAATGATTCACACCTCATGAAGAGAGAGAACAAGCTTCTTATTCTACgtttacataaatacatacgCTAGAAAAACGAACACTgccactaaataaaaaatgttcttaaagggacagtccacGCCCAAAATTAAATTAcgtcatcattcactcaccctcatgtcgttccaaatgtGTCACTCTGTCGTCATTCACTTCACTGTGTAGAAATAAAAGATGATTGatattacatattaatattacaaaGTAGCCTATAAATTCTCCAAAATGAGTAATGAGTACAATTAGTGATTTACAGCCATATTCATAGAATGGATAGCCTATCTAATAGCCTAAATGAAATACCAGTTATTTTAGGAATCAAATCATTCGGTCATGTTAGGGCAATGAGTTAACTGTGAGAGCTGTAAGGTATGAACGTCTTAAAGAAATAAGAGACGTGAACCACCTGTCCGCACAAGTGCAACAGTTCATGTGAGAGCTGAACATGAGAAATGTGAACAAAGCCTTATTCTTTCAGTCACTTTCTCAACCTCATTCTTTACATTTTCATCCAGTGATGGTTGGAAGTTTGACATTTTTTGGTAACATCAGGAAACAAGGGCAAACCACAGGTAGCCTGGAGGGACATCTAGAGGAGCAAGAATGGAATGCAGTTCATTGAAGAAAACAGTGAAAAGAGCACACTAACAGATGTGATTACACTactattgcatttttatttgccCAGTGATCAGAAAAATCATCCAGTTGATCTTGTTTAGGGGAGACAACATAGGTTTTATTCACAGTGTCACAACAGAGCAATTTGCTATTTGGGAAGCTACTGAACTTTCCAAGCTACAAgcttaataatgttaaatagcTACTGTATACTACAGTCAAGCTACTGTTTTGAACGGCAAACAGTTAAGGgggaaatttatttttaaaaataaaaatcattttaaaaacaaattgccCTGTTAGCTCTTTgcagtacattttcaaaacagtaGACTGCAGTGTAGCTTCTTCAAAATATTGAAGTAGAAGAATTATATAACTTAACTAAATATGGCACAACCAGTGATTTTGAACGAATTAACACTTGGTTAGGTACAATTAACAGTATTAAACTTGAACAGGTAAATTTTATAATAGAATAACAACACGATAATTTACACAAGTGAGTCAGATTATGTATATTTAGGGGACTTGAatcagttaatcatttttaaaatctgttcatttACATGAACCATCTGAACAAACTGATTCAGTTGAATGAATTGGACACTCTAACACCACAAATAATGGTACGTTTACATGACAACTAAACAGACAAGTTTTTCCTCTgcgttttaaaagtttttaaagacAACAATGTTGTCAAAACGATCCCCGTTCACACGGATCCACTAAAATGACTACAAATGCTGTTCTattcatgccaggccagtagttggcgaagTCATTTTGTTAAGAAGCACATGTGCACATACTAATAGACTGAAGATATAATACGCATATGAACTTGTCGTCACCATTTTaacaaattcacatttttgtagtttacacGTTAATGGGATCATTTTCAAAAGTTGGACTTTGAAACTCATTTTCAAGTTTTATTTTCAAGCCCCCAAAATGCCATTGTTGTGTATATAAATGGCcgaaacacataaaaaaaaaagtgttcagtttttatttgaaaatggtgTCGAGAAAGACAGAGGGTGGTTTAGGATGAATCGGTTTACAATAATGATTCAGACTTTCCAACAATATGAGATGGGACTATTTAGGATGAAccgattcactaaaatgaattgCACTTTTCAAATAACAGAGGGGAGCATTTAGGACAAATCAATTCACTATAATAATTCAGACTTTCCAGTGATTTTTAGTTGAGAGGGCGTTTGTTTATTCCTTCAACTCAGCATTTAGTCGTGTCACACCGCTActttttgggtaaactaactCATTATTGGAAAAGCCTATTAGGCCTATAAAATCATCTGATCTTAATGCTGCTAAAAATGTAACAACGTAAGCTAGTATCGTGGCTACTTTTAGCTAATTCCAGCACTTAAAGCTgttgtatttagcattttgtGGCACTTGCAGTGCCTTTCTGCATGTTTTTAGTGCTCGTTTCCACTTGGCAGCTGGCATGTACTGCAAAGTTCATGGGTTTGTTGACTTCTGAATTTCACAGCATTTCATTACATGACAGTTTGTTTGGGTCCCTTGGGACTAATCACTAGGAGCAACTATCAGTCAGCCTGTCTGATGTTTCTGCCTTAGTCTGACCAAGTCTGAGCTTGAGTATCACCTAATGAGCGCATCTCATTTAGAacaatgacaacatttttaagACAAATACACTTCTCTCTGTGGTAAACACAAGCCTCACAGCTAAACACATGacttcattcaaataaaatctTTCCACAGCCACAACTACAGTAATTCAAATCCACACTGGTTGCTCATAAGAGAGAGGATTAATAATCATGATTATCAGTAAATTCCAGCAGGTCTTCCTCCAGTAATTTTCACCCAAGCTCTGCTCAggcttttctctctctttctctaatTAGGTTAATAGAGGGCCATCAGTAATTGGGAGGACGGCAGAGCAGTGGTGTAGTGTGCTAATGTTAGTGGTGTAGTGTAAGTATTCAGGTGTGACGTCTGTCAGATGGAAGATTTACCTGAAAGGGGTGGCCTATAGAATTACCCATACGTCACACGTacattaaaatcacattaattTTGTGCGTGCATGTGAGTGTTGCAGCTCATCTCAAGGGAAAATACAGGCCTTGTTCAGACAGGCAGCGAAATCTGATtactatatacacacaatatatGGGAAACATATTGGTTATCATCCAATAGTAGAGTTTTTTTTGGATTTATGAAATTGtgcattgtcatttttatattaagatAACCTTTGATGTCATATAGGCTAATTCTCACTAAGCTAGTCAattaaaacactaataatttaataaaattgttaaatataatCTTCAGCAGGTCTcaaaattatcttttttattctcttttttaaattattatcaaACTAGTATAGAATTTCAATATCAGCCATTCATGAATATTGTCCATAGCTTTTTTGGGTGAGGATTTGGtccacattgtaaaaaaaaaaaatatatatatatatatatatatatatatatatatatatatatatatatatatatataatttttttttgaatctgtaaataaaacaaagattattagaGTACATGTACCAGCAAATACCATTTCAGTTTATCTACttcaaatttaaacatttaattaaatgtattactttCAGTTTCCTtgttattatttgtgaaatttacctGCAAAATATGAGtgaaaaaagttttgaagtaaatcctacacttcttttttgtgtgtatatgtgttgtTGTGGAATTGTGGCCTTCATTGGTGTTTTACTGTATCTTGTGTTTGTTATGGATAAGCTTGCTAAATGTCACTGGAAGGAAACCCAAATTAGATcattaattatttgttaatgcCAAATATGAGATAGGGTCTACAGTACAAGAATATGAAATGCAGTAGGTTACACATTATTGCTTTACTTTGTGTGTCAGTGGGGAAGATGAAAAGGGGTATTCATCCAAGAGGAAAGGCCTGTGCGAGTGGGCATCCTTCAAAGAGTGTGTATGGgcttttgtgtttgtatgttgttgGATAAGAGAGAGAGTGTAACAGACATGTAGCAGGCAACCCCAGCGGTAATGTGAGCCTGTGGCCTGAGTGGATCGAATGTCCGTTAAAGATCACAGGTTCCATTGTCTTGTGGTATACACTCTACAGCTCCACACACTCTTCCTCTGCTCCTCTCTCCCTCCTCCCTTCTCCATGCTCTTTAATTATTCTAGCATCATCCCTCTCCTCAGGTCACTCATTTTCCAGTGCCTGCCCTTCCTTTGGTCATCCTGCTGCTAAAATGTCACTTACTAACATTAAGACTCCATCCTAAAAATAGATATTGCAGTGTTTTCCGATCTTTTTATCTCAGGTACCACCATAACCCCTTCAGTAAGTTTTCATCAATACcaaatgtattgtattgtattgtattattatattatggaCTTGTCGTCCGTCAGGTATTTACCTGTCTTTGGCCTCGGACACTGGAATAGGCCTCATTCCTGTGACCCTGGAAAATGGATTAGACTATAtcataatacattatattaagtCATACTTTGTTTTTTAGGCTAGGCTTAACAAAGCTACAtcaaattatttacttatattaCTATTCATTTATAAGTACTCCCTGCAAATTACCTCCCACTGttaaaaactaattttcaaagttgtaaataaaacacatttcacaAGACTTACAATTTCTGTTTTCTACCTTGAAATTTCGTTTAGTTATTTGcctttctttgtaattatttgtgaaatttatttgcaatttctgagtgaaaatctTTACACCTAATGTTTTGAGGTTGTGACAGGATGAAAACTGAATCTTGGTTTAGAATGTATGTTCTTCTCTCCTTTATACAGTTACAAATATGGAGGGTGCCGTTAAAACAGTTGTTATGCAGTTCCTGTCTTCAGCACGGGGAAAAGAGAGCCTGGGTGGGAAGAGCTTCCAAAAGTTAGTCCAGAGTCAGCTCGGAAACATCCTGAGCGTAAGTAACAAATCTCTCATTTTACTCCATTTAGTTGATGCATAACATGTCCATAGACTACAAGATAAAGATTTTAGGTttaatgtatgcatgtataagTGAGTATGTTTGCTAAATTTAATCAAACTTTTGCCCTCATTGGTTTATTTTAGGTGGTCCTGTCATgtgacaattaaattaaaatgacaaatatttcATAATCTCTCAATTAATATGAGGTCATAAGTGCTGCATGCAGAATTAGCTAAATTAATTCaaagtaaaagtaatttagATGAAGAATTAAGCATGTCgcactacagaaaaaaaaatgtcaagacTGCACTTCATTGGCTGTCTGTGTTTGGCTTGATTGGGCAATGCTAAATAGTTGATGATTTCAcactctttctgtctctctcaggACACTGACAGTTCTTCAGCAGTGAAGGACATGATGAAAGGCCTGGATGACAACCAGGATGGGAAGGTCAGTTTCCAGGAGTACCTGACGCTGGTGGGCTACCTGGCCAACTCACTGAGTGAGCAGAAAGCACAGAGCAGCGCAGCCGGTGCACCATAAGAAGCCCCAAAGCATCCATGACCCTTGGGTTGATGACACTGACAATCATTTGTAATGTTGGAGTCTTGCACCAGTAATGAGagactggggctagttgtcacaattttttacttattaaaaagTTTTCAAGGTTATACATGCATAACAAAACACAACTCCTTAGCCCTTGTGACTTCCTGTTGTAGCAACTAGCCCTGGTCTCCAATGCAATATAAAATCTGCAATGATCTGAAAACACTTTTAAAGTCTCTGATATTACAATGAAATTATAAATCTGTTTACATGTACTCGCATTAATGAATTTATAAAACAATGTCTGACCTGTGGCCATGTACAAGTGCTAAATCAAGGAACTTTTTGTTGCATaagtgtttgctttttttttttttttttgttatttttgctttcCATGTAAACAGGTTTTCATTTCTAAGCTCATGTGTTTTCatatatgatttaattattttactgggAACAAAATATGCTTGATTAGTGCAAGGCATAACTGATGAATGCAAGCCatcaaatatactaaaaacagAGTCAACGTCAATGTTGTACACATCAGATTTGTccatttaaaaaagtgaaattttacACAACTggagaaatgtttttgtataacctttcaattaaaatatggaaataatgacaaaattaaaattttagtcATCCTTTAATTTTCAGACATGCAATACAAGCTAAACATCGTGGTTTTCTGGGTACAGCCTGTGCCCTAGCATGAATACATGTTTTTATGTGTACACATTTTGTCAGTGTCCTTTGAATTTGGCCATTCGTGTGTTTTCAGTCCCAAGCCTTGGCTGGCATGTGTATGGACACCGTTTGCTTAATGATGAATTAACACCTGTGCAGCAGTATCAGGTGTGACaggacaacacacacacacacacgagattatcagcacctctaaagacccttGGGTTGTGAGTAACTACATTTGTGCCATGTAACCTTGTTTGGCCTGTAACATAATCAGTCCTCAGGCACCTGACCCCATTTTATGGCTTATGTGCCATGATGCTAATAATTGTAGAAAAGTGCATcaagaaattaattacaattatttaaacatatacttacatatataaatgtgttagaaagatagatagaattACACCATTAAGAAGCTTAACCAGTcgctaattatattatataacctTTAATTACATAACTTAAATAATAtagacattaaaatatttaaaaataatagtttcTTTATATGCATAAAGCATATTTTAAGGCATAACTGCTGGTAATGTTGTATTTCTATAGCTCGGCTGATTTTCATTATAGCGATGTTTGTATCTAAGTCATCAATTACAGCAGATAAATCATTTAGTTCGGGGTGCTAAACCATCACGTCTCTAAAAGTTTAATGTGACAAGCACCGGTACATATAACTAACCTTTAGGATCAAACATATCTATTTACCCAAAAGCTCTTCTTTCAGGTGAGTCCAGGTCTTCAGTGCATGTTTATATACATGAATGTCATGTTGTATCATTAGATAAGCTTGAAAACATGACTGGTAACATTTAATGACACAATAAAGTCCAttacatgtacattttaaagaaaattgcCTCAAATTGATTCATTCAAATCTTATGTTGATACATGTAGtcacgtgtatatatatatatatatatatatatatatatatatatatattcatgatTCACAAACTGAGTTAACTGAGTGTCgatcaataaaacaaaacatccgTTATGTGGCTTGTTCTCATTTGCTCAAGTTACCGTCTAACGCAGAGAACTTTCTCTCTTTCAATTACGACGATCAACATCACATTTACTCCTTTATATAACACTGTTTTCGTATTTTTTCTTGCATTGTGAATGTGTAAACAGAGAGGACAAGAGGTGGGAAATAGGTAGGCAGAGACAAATGAAGGATGGATGGAGGAAGGGAGGAGGGGTGTAAGGTATGATGGGAGGAGGACCAAGTAGGTATATAAGATGCTGCCCATCGCCTCCCGTCTTCACCAGCATTCATCTCTCCTCAAGGAACAGAAGAGCAACAACCTTCTAACAACAAGGTAAGGGAAagacatggatggatggaagaacAGACAGTAATTGTACATATTAGTTCGATTTTGTGCTGCCTGATATTTCTAATGAGCTTCTGGACAGAACATGCTTGGTCAGATCATGTGCAAAAGAAAAGTTTGACATTAACGAGCTGCGATTGGACAACATTCTTTAACGCGGTTCTCTACCTCAAGTTGTGCGTGGCTTGTGACTCATCTCTATAAAGTATCAGGAAGCTTTTCTTCTCCACTGAAGTTATTTTTGGCAACACAACCCAATATATTTATCAGTTCATCCATCAGGACAGGGCTAAGCTCAAACCGAGGGCAGTGCTTGGTTaaatatgcgtgtgtgtgtgtgtgtagtgagTTGTGGGCACTGAGATTGGCTCGGATTACACTTGGCCAAGTAACTTCCTCCCCAGGTTCGGAGTGTTTTCTCCAGTTTAGGATTTCACCCTTATCAGGCGAGTCACATTTCCCTTCTGTAGTTAAGTTAAGCCCCTTGTAGGATGATCTGGAGAGGGAAGGAGGGGTCAAAGCGTGTTGAGCGGAGAATGTTACTGCTCCTTTTGcaatgtttttactgttgtgGTCTGACGAAAATAAGTCTGCCTTgtgcttttaaatatttaaaaatgagcCAGAAATACTCCCCCTAAAGAAAACCTTTTGTGCATCCTTGAGTGCATTTATAAGTCTAAACACAGCCGCTCGCCAATAAATCTTTCTTTCCAGAATGTCTAATGTTCTAAACTCAGAGAATGCCTCCACACTGGAGAGCGCCATGCAGCTGATGATCCAGACGTTCCACAAGTACTCTGGAAATGAGGGCGACAAATATACTCTCAGCAGGCAGGAACTCAAAGAGATGCTAACGCAGGAGCTGGGCAACTACCTTGGGGTAAGGAGAAAACAGAGTTTTGATTTCTTTGCGAAAGTCAGATGTTTCTGAATAACTTTATCTGCGTCTCTCTTGCTCCACAGAATGCACAGGATAAGGATGCGGTAGATAAAGTTATGGGAGACCTGGATTCAAACAACGATGGTGAGGTGGACTTCACAGAGTTCGTCATCCTCGTTGGTGCCCTCACTGTTGCCTGCAACGACTTCTTCCTCGAGTATCATGAAAAAGATGAAAAGAAGGCTGAAAAGAAAGAGTAGAGTTGCATTTCTCTGAACAAAAGCCAACACATGACCAGCGAATGATGATGAGGGGGAAATGAGGGGAGTGTGTGTATGAATCTTCCTTACTGATACTTTAAAAGTTTCTTGTCATCTCTGCACATCCTGCATCCATGCAATCCTGGGTACACAAAATGTTCTATGAGACACAACATGTTTCCAACCCCTGAACCTATTAGACGCATTAGGAATGAGATTGTGACATGGTCTTTGTTgaatatgtgaatatgtgtttcttcctatcttttgtttttttaacaattggagttgttgattttaaaataatctctCCATATAACAATAAACcgcagatttaaaaataaataagtgaagTTGGTGTGCTTTTTTCACAGCAAGTGCAGTGGCAGGGTGTTTGTTAATGAACTGACGAAAAATGGGGTATAATTAACgactttaattaaaacattaatgaaaatgtaatgagAAAAAACACAGGGCATTAGCAGtaggtctttttttattttagaaagaaTGATTGTTTGAACTTATCCAATTAGTCAGTAATGAGTGAATTTCCCATACGCAACTTCCGAAACGCACTAAAATATGTGCAATGTATAGCTAACTATAAAAGGTTCTCAAATGTGAAGCACCAAACTTTAACGAGTTCTCAAATCTTGCACACATTCAAatatacagtaggcctatattgtACCACATTGACGATTGTCACGACAACCAATGAGGAAGGGTTGTGTGGAGTTTCTGTACTGaagtaaacaatttttttggCACGCGCCAGATTCAAATTGTAGATTTTGAATGAatgcaaattaaattacagtccGTGTTTACATAAAGCAGTTGAATAaattcagaagacttggaataaaCCACACATCATGGACAACTTCTATCATAAAGATtataaatactactactaataaaaaacGAATCTGAATGGcctaattttacaaaaataaatatattctcaCACTATGGCAAAACAAAagtgtattgaaaatgtttttagctAATAACTCAGGAACTGTGTGATAGACTCAGATTTCTTTTTATGAATTCTTGCTTTAACCCTGAAAAAgggtatatttaattttattgattatcgataaactaattttaatttgatttttttttaaaaaacacttttttgaaCTCCGAAGAAACCGTTTGGTCAGATCTTCACCAAACTTTGTAGGTCAGCTCTAGACCTTGCTGGCAAAAtgaattttgattttgtttagcagatacaatttttttatatttgtctgGTTTGACCCATTATGACTAACATGCATGCACAAAGTTAAAACTTCGCAAACCTTGTCCATATGGAGAACAGGTCATTTTGAAGAAACAGGTTTAGTTTCATGAATTTTGAAGCTGTATATTAAATTTAGGTATAATTGGTTAGGATGCGCTATAATATGTTTTTGCTAATAACTTTGGAACCATCATAGTTAAACAATCAAAATTCACAATAACAATTCTACTGATTCTTTCAGTGTCCCCGAATCAGTTGATTGACTATTTCTGCAAAAAGCATTGCTAAGATATCAGTTAACTGATGGCCTTTTTACAAGCTGATGTATATCTGCTGAATGCAATGTCCAAGTTTAACGAAACTGGACACACAACAGACAACAGATCATCCTGAGGAGGTTCATAAAATTCTGGGAATGGGGGACATACAACTGCAAAACCACTCTAACTCCACAACTGTATGATCCATTAAGTTAAAAACTGGTATGCACCTTCTATGTTGGATGTCCATATCCTCTAACATATTCTCTAATATGACGCAGTCACCACAAAAACTCTcttatatactttattatattttttcttaccaggttttttataaattcaattatCTTATTAAATTATACTTATCTTATAAACTTCTACACTTATCTATCTTATACACTTATAAACGTATCTATCTTATACACTTATCTTACAACTTCTACACTTATCTATCTTATACACTTATAAACTTATCTTATACACTTATCTATCTTATACACTTATCTTTAAATGTATAGACTTATCTATCGCATACACTTAAACACTTGTCTATCTTACAGATTTACCTTATACACTTATCTTACAAAATGTCTTACTAATTTTCTAgaagtatatataaatttaaaagcTATGCAAATAACTATTACAAGTCGAGGCAGCAAACGCTACCAGGACATGCCGGCCCTCATAAGATGGTAAGGCTTGAGTGGAGGGATGGAAAAGCCACTTATATCAGCCCGCCAGATGCAAAGCTTACTGAAGATAGAAAACAACAGGTTGGCTGTGACAGGAGTTGTTTTCTTAAGTTCTTCGTGTCTTACTCCATGacctgattaaaaaaataagtaaatcagCATTAATAGtctaaatacattacaaatttGATTTggcaaaccaaaccaaaaatgacaaaaaaaaccaTTTAGCTCATCTTAGACTTAGTACCTGAAACCAGTCATGGAGATGCATCTTCTCCAGATGGATCCTCCGCTGTGGATCAGACTGCAGACATGAAGAAATCATCTGGCAGCATTCTGTCCAAAAAGACGAGAGACGTTTGATTTATTAGCTTATTCTTTACACCTGCTCTCTTTCAAGCTATGGGTCTGTTTTGTGTGATTTAGAATACAGATCTTACCTTGTGACAGGCCAGGTCTGGTCCAGCTCCTCTTACTGATCAGATCCAGGTCGTATTCTGTGGGATAATATCCGCACACCATCATGAACAGGAGGATCCCTAGCGACCACACTGTTGTCGGCTTTGCATGGTATCTGCCATTCacggtgacctctggtggacaGTATATTTTTGTGCCTGGAGGAAAGAGGTTTTGTCCATTTAACACATTTCCACATCATGTTGACTATATAGGATGCAATTCTGTGAGATAATTAACAAAGCAGTTCATAACACATACCACTGAAGACTTTGTAGCCAAATCTCTTCATTTGCACACCACACCCAAAGTCAATCAATTTCACCTCCATGGTGTCCTGGTTTACCAGCAGGTTCTCCATTTTTATGTCCCGATGAAAGACACCACGCTTGACACAAATGTTAGCGGCTTCAATGACCTGCCGCATGATGTTTCGTGCCGTCCCCTCATCAAGACTCTCTCCGTGGAGCTTTACGAAACTTTTTAAATCCATGCAGGGCATGGGCCGCTCCAGGACCATAATGAAGTGGTCTTCGTTGTCCTCCCAGTCCAGAATTTTTATGATCTCAGGAGCTCTGGGGTTTTTATTGGCCATGAGTGTCAGGCCTATCTCCATTGGGATGCCTTCGGGATGACCAGGCTAGAGGAAAGGAAATATGATGCTTAGATGGAGATGGTTTCCCAAACAATGACTTGGTTCACAAATCAGAACAGTTTGCCTATTGAGAACTCATTTGTATTCtgtgattaatattaataaaagatgTAATAAATTGAAAACAGTGACTGAGAAGCAGTAATATAGAGAGCGCAGGCTTCTCACCACTCTGATAAATGGCATGTTTGGTGACTTCACTGAAAATTTCACAGCCACCTgatcaacaaaacaaaacaaaattaacaattagCATGTGCACAGAGGTCATATTGGTCTAGTCATTAATTCTGAAGAGATGAGTAAAGTTTTGTAAGTAAAAGAAATTGAAACCTCAAGTCCATCTTTGCAGCGTGTCCCTTCGTAGACGAAGCCAAATCCTCCCTGACCCAGTTTTGGGCCGATTTTATAATGGCTGCGGATGTGGCCTATTAAAAGATAAACAATTGCAGTTAGTatgaaatacaattatatatatatatatatatatatatatatattatttcactgtaaaaaaaaataataataatgaacttAGGTGTTTGTCacttacaaattaaattacattaaaatgagtTGAATCTTGTATAacacaaaaaagctaaaaattgaaacttatttttatgatttaacgTAAAAACACATCATGATTCATTGATCATTGTTTACATTGTTTATAAttcatattaacattttataattctTATGGATTTATTATTCTTACCTTTGCCTGGGACATTCTGCTCTCGCTGTTCCTCAGCAGGAACAGGGTGGACTTTAGAAGCTGGAGCTAtaatatcaaatcaaataaatcagtaaaataaCATCTCAAATTAGAGT is drawn from Onychostoma macrolepis isolate SWU-2019 chromosome 16, ASM1243209v1, whole genome shotgun sequence and contains these coding sequences:
- the s100t gene encoding S100 calcium binding protein T — its product is MLPIASRLHQHSSLLKEQKSNNLLTTRMSNVLNSENASTLESAMQLMIQTFHKYSGNEGDKYTLSRQELKEMLTQELGNYLGNAQDKDAVDKVMGDLDSNNDGEVDFTEFVILVGALTVACNDFFLEYHEKDEKKAEKKE
- the LOC131522601 gene encoding serine/threonine-protein kinase pim-2-like isoform X1 → MRLLSRLKKMIEKECVQEPCVLLKHTCNTVENHPPHRPDEVPVVAGGFDGGKGAEREEKRKKKSFWRGPALCFPHRRATKYDLAKAENKYQAEAGSYQTFTDAPASKVHPVPAEEQREQNVPGKGHIRSHYKIGPKLGQGGFGFVYEGTRCKDGLEVAVKFSVKSPNMPFIRVPGHPEGIPMEIGLTLMANKNPRAPEIIKILDWEDNEDHFIMVLERPMPCMDLKSFVKLHGESLDEGTARNIMRQVIEAANICVKRGVFHRDIKMENLLVNQDTMEVKLIDFGCGVQMKRFGYKVFSGTKIYCPPEVTVNGRYHAKPTTVWSLGILLFMMVCGYYPTEYDLDLISKRSWTRPGLSQECCQMISSCLQSDPQRRIHLEKMHLHDWFQVME
- the LOC131522601 gene encoding serine/threonine-protein kinase pim-2-like isoform X3; translated protein: MEKHRMKKLQLSGYSRTSPNAPASKVHPVPAEEQREQNVPGKGHIRSHYKIGPKLGQGGFGFVYEGTRCKDGLEVAVKFSVKSPNMPFIRVPGHPEGIPMEIGLTLMANKNPRAPEIIKILDWEDNEDHFIMVLERPMPCMDLKSFVKLHGESLDEGTARNIMRQVIEAANICVKRGVFHRDIKMENLLVNQDTMEVKLIDFGCGVQMKRFGYKVFSGTKIYCPPEVTVNGRYHAKPTTVWSLGILLFMMVCGYYPTEYDLDLISKRSWTRPGLSQECCQMISSCLQSDPQRRIHLEKMHLHDWFQVME
- the LOC131522601 gene encoding serine/threonine-protein kinase pim-2-like isoform X2; translated protein: MDTRSCTIHLRTFIETGIKRILLAPASKVHPVPAEEQREQNVPGKGHIRSHYKIGPKLGQGGFGFVYEGTRCKDGLEVAVKFSVKSPNMPFIRVPGHPEGIPMEIGLTLMANKNPRAPEIIKILDWEDNEDHFIMVLERPMPCMDLKSFVKLHGESLDEGTARNIMRQVIEAANICVKRGVFHRDIKMENLLVNQDTMEVKLIDFGCGVQMKRFGYKVFSGTKIYCPPEVTVNGRYHAKPTTVWSLGILLFMMVCGYYPTEYDLDLISKRSWTRPGLSQECCQMISSCLQSDPQRRIHLEKMHLHDWFQVME
- the LOC131522601 gene encoding serine/threonine-protein kinase pim-2-like isoform X4 — translated: MYYNIKTLSPASKVHPVPAEEQREQNVPGKGHIRSHYKIGPKLGQGGFGFVYEGTRCKDGLEVAVKFSVKSPNMPFIRVPGHPEGIPMEIGLTLMANKNPRAPEIIKILDWEDNEDHFIMVLERPMPCMDLKSFVKLHGESLDEGTARNIMRQVIEAANICVKRGVFHRDIKMENLLVNQDTMEVKLIDFGCGVQMKRFGYKVFSGTKIYCPPEVTVNGRYHAKPTTVWSLGILLFMMVCGYYPTEYDLDLISKRSWTRPGLSQECCQMISSCLQSDPQRRIHLEKMHLHDWFQVME
- the si:ch211-105c13.3 gene encoding protein S100-A16, producing the protein MEGAVKTVVMQFLSSARGKESLGGKSFQKLVQSQLGNILSDTDSSSAVKDMMKGLDDNQDGKVSFQEYLTLVGYLANSLSEQKAQSSAAGAP